Proteins encoded together in one Corallococcus soli window:
- a CDS encoding DMT family transporter, translating to MSSVSAVRIAAPPAPRWKIAFAYAVCFLTWGSTWAVVKVGLEDLPPLRFVGTRMLIAGVALLPFARSRGAALGGGTGWRIAGIGILQLAVPFGLLFVAQQWIPSSWSALLFSTFPVWLLLVGRVLLPDQPLTATKLFAAVLGLTGVVALQHQELVSLSLSTQVLLGCGMTLFAASVVAVANVLVRQHMTHVPPHLLTLVQTLSSAVLLLGASALLEWNQPANWTLRSIGALVYLALGGTVITYQCLYWLLPRISLAALGAMALLDTLVAVTLGVALLGEPLTPALLTGGVLILTAAAIANRNEPPEAKVPPEASA from the coding sequence ATGTCGTCCGTCTCCGCAGTGCGCATCGCCGCGCCGCCCGCGCCGCGTTGGAAGATTGCCTTCGCCTACGCCGTCTGCTTCCTCACCTGGGGCTCCACCTGGGCCGTGGTGAAGGTGGGGTTGGAGGACCTGCCACCGCTGCGGTTCGTGGGCACGCGCATGCTCATCGCCGGGGTGGCGCTGCTGCCCTTCGCCCGCTCGCGCGGCGCGGCGCTGGGCGGCGGCACCGGGTGGCGCATCGCGGGCATCGGCATCCTCCAGCTGGCGGTGCCCTTCGGGCTGCTCTTCGTGGCGCAGCAGTGGATTCCGTCCAGCTGGTCCGCGCTCCTCTTCTCCACCTTCCCCGTGTGGCTGCTGCTGGTGGGCCGCGTGCTCCTGCCGGACCAGCCGCTCACCGCGACCAAGCTCTTCGCGGCGGTCCTGGGACTGACGGGGGTGGTGGCGCTCCAACACCAGGAGCTGGTGTCGCTGAGCCTGTCCACCCAGGTGCTGCTGGGCTGCGGGATGACGCTGTTCGCGGCGTCGGTGGTGGCGGTGGCCAACGTGCTGGTGCGCCAGCACATGACGCACGTGCCGCCCCACCTGCTCACGCTGGTGCAGACGCTGAGCAGCGCGGTGCTGCTGCTGGGCGCCTCCGCGCTGCTGGAGTGGAACCAGCCCGCGAACTGGACGCTCCGGTCCATCGGGGCGCTGGTGTACCTGGCGCTGGGCGGGACGGTCATCACCTACCAGTGCCTGTACTGGCTGCTGCCGCGCATCTCGCTGGCGGCCCTGGGCGCGATGGCGCTGCTGGACACGCTGGTCGCGGTGACGCTGGGCGTGGCGCTGCTGGGAGAGCCGCTCACGCCCGCGCTCTTGACGGGCGGCGTGCTCATCCTCACGGCGGCGGCCATCGCCAACCGCAACGAGCCCCCGGAGGCGAAGGTGCCTCCGGAAGCGTCGGCGTGA
- a CDS encoding VCBS repeat-containing protein — MKRFTRAPPLFALLTLACQGGQEPAVVLPYVGPCEGLASLTLSAEPATVRSGSVATLTATGGSGHYAFKAQAGGSSGDVRGNRFVAGATPAEDTLVVEDVQCGGSATVRVRVLSRFGVAPAKAMLKPGTTFQIVVDGLVGTPTFTLTQNGSGGSLTEGGVYTAGSTEAQDVLTVRDQKTGDTELLQYTVSKAAKLVGDPPYLGVPSGASAPLGTAGGTDSVVWTKKSGPGTVTNGRIVVEAGAAGLITLEAKDRFTGEVAPVAVRVLDELSRPLLAHGRLTDVATMVTADFDGDGIQDLAVGQRESELARPTGGAVFVYKGSASGLPTKPTWVLAGETEGALFGDMLAAGDLDGDGRADLAVSSPGADVTIGDSGAVYLYTFKAGQQPALLRPALTGLGRGGFGTGMAIADADGDGDLDLFVGSPAGDLSSLPGVSRRGVVDIFILTKGQPVPDLPAVRLGGQDLAVDGKPVPRSNTELGRALVVADLNDDGRPDLAALSKLTRYKADGSTDGQQMGVAVYFARDTAPRFRPTADLYVLPSNTAVEPLNNEGAWRLGAIPGEASRPPLLLVMADKADAPDLRTSGGVAAAQDAGGAYLFDLRGNPASGDPAEKPVKVPLADAFGRLYGDARGITASRSWTVMDVDGVAGPELLLGAPYATATAGTTQLGNAGKVLVFPLATLSKGSVLNKPLVALGGAAKAEVLGAGLAAWPLPSGPVLAGFSGRASSPQGAFTGRVDVFQKAGGTLAEWTRSGLEVTTKASVERFGESVAVARLSNRVMAVVGAQGFSGPGPNGDGNDLNVGRAYTFDTAEPAKATVAGEGASAPWVGGRNVGVDVAFTDFNGDGRPDMVAGATALVIPGTGSPAGDRDVYASTTCMTAGTQSFGGLLVSLGQTDGTFKPGYRVFGPATIAGCADPAAASCKRSLMGRGVAGGFDFNGDNKEDLAVLRDRGFDLFLGRAPEDASLAKLTLACDPVYSWPTSAQQTTATASLGDLNGDGCDEVSWRYSDGTRSGIVVLYGYDAGGTRCGGRTTASMVRIAGDNEVSLNNINLGMASTRAGRFLGDTRDFIAVTANNYLVDGVSQPAVLLFNVAEINALRPASGERLVAAFGAEGLTPLPVTYRARAVGFGTSLAGGKDLTGDGVPDLWVGAPGASVASDGGGAAFLFAGGPKSQGALSPFVLVVGDGTERSSLGQSLAVVPGSGSSPPTVVIGAPRSYRTGTQNGTAFSLPLPF; from the coding sequence ATGAAGCGTTTCACCCGCGCGCCCCCCCTCTTCGCGCTCCTGACCCTGGCCTGCCAGGGCGGGCAGGAGCCCGCCGTGGTGCTTCCCTACGTGGGCCCGTGTGAAGGCCTGGCGTCCCTGACGCTGTCCGCGGAGCCGGCGACGGTGCGCTCGGGCAGCGTGGCCACGCTGACGGCCACGGGCGGCAGCGGCCACTACGCTTTCAAGGCGCAGGCCGGCGGCTCCTCCGGCGACGTTCGCGGCAACCGCTTCGTCGCGGGGGCCACGCCGGCGGAGGACACGCTGGTGGTGGAGGACGTGCAGTGCGGCGGCTCCGCCACGGTGCGCGTGCGGGTGCTGTCGCGCTTCGGCGTCGCGCCGGCCAAGGCGATGCTGAAGCCGGGCACCACCTTCCAGATCGTCGTCGACGGGCTGGTGGGCACGCCCACCTTCACGCTCACCCAGAACGGCTCCGGTGGCTCGCTCACCGAAGGGGGCGTCTACACGGCGGGCAGCACGGAGGCGCAGGACGTCCTCACCGTGCGCGACCAGAAGACGGGCGACACGGAGCTGCTCCAGTACACCGTGAGCAAGGCCGCGAAGCTGGTGGGCGACCCGCCGTACCTGGGCGTGCCGTCGGGCGCGTCCGCGCCGCTGGGCACGGCGGGCGGCACGGACAGCGTGGTGTGGACGAAGAAGTCCGGCCCCGGCACGGTGACGAACGGCCGCATCGTGGTGGAGGCGGGCGCGGCCGGGCTCATCACCCTGGAGGCGAAGGACCGCTTCACCGGCGAGGTGGCCCCGGTGGCGGTGCGCGTGCTGGACGAGCTGTCGCGGCCCCTGCTGGCGCACGGCCGGCTGACGGACGTGGCCACCATGGTGACCGCGGACTTCGACGGCGACGGCATCCAGGACCTGGCGGTGGGCCAGCGCGAGAGCGAGCTGGCGCGGCCCACCGGTGGCGCGGTGTTCGTTTACAAGGGCAGCGCGTCCGGCCTGCCCACGAAGCCCACCTGGGTGCTGGCGGGTGAGACGGAGGGCGCGCTCTTCGGGGACATGCTGGCCGCAGGCGACCTGGACGGCGACGGACGCGCGGACCTGGCGGTGTCGTCGCCGGGCGCGGACGTCACCATCGGCGACTCGGGCGCCGTGTACCTCTACACCTTCAAGGCGGGCCAGCAGCCCGCGCTCTTGCGGCCGGCGCTCACCGGCCTGGGCCGCGGCGGCTTCGGCACGGGCATGGCCATCGCGGACGCGGATGGCGACGGGGACCTGGACCTGTTCGTGGGCTCGCCCGCGGGCGACCTGTCCAGCCTCCCTGGCGTGAGCCGGCGCGGCGTGGTGGACATCTTCATCCTGACCAAGGGGCAGCCCGTCCCGGACCTCCCGGCGGTGCGCCTGGGCGGACAGGACCTGGCGGTGGACGGCAAGCCCGTCCCGCGCAGCAACACGGAGCTGGGGCGCGCCCTCGTGGTGGCGGACCTCAACGACGACGGCCGCCCGGACCTGGCGGCGCTCAGCAAGCTGACCCGCTACAAGGCGGACGGTTCCACCGACGGTCAGCAGATGGGCGTGGCGGTGTACTTCGCGCGCGACACGGCGCCGCGCTTCCGCCCCACCGCGGACCTGTACGTGCTGCCGTCCAACACCGCCGTGGAGCCCCTGAACAACGAGGGCGCGTGGCGGCTGGGCGCGATTCCCGGCGAGGCCAGCCGGCCTCCGCTGCTGCTGGTGATGGCGGACAAGGCGGACGCGCCGGACCTCAGGACGTCCGGTGGCGTGGCGGCGGCGCAGGACGCGGGCGGCGCGTACCTGTTCGACCTGCGCGGCAACCCGGCTTCGGGCGACCCGGCGGAGAAGCCCGTGAAGGTGCCGCTGGCGGACGCCTTCGGGCGGCTCTACGGCGACGCGCGCGGCATCACCGCGAGCCGCAGCTGGACGGTGATGGACGTGGACGGCGTGGCGGGGCCGGAGCTGCTGCTGGGCGCGCCGTACGCGACGGCGACGGCGGGCACGACGCAGCTGGGCAACGCGGGCAAGGTGCTGGTGTTCCCGCTGGCCACGCTCTCCAAGGGCAGCGTGCTGAACAAGCCGCTGGTGGCGCTGGGCGGCGCGGCGAAGGCGGAGGTGCTGGGCGCGGGGCTCGCGGCGTGGCCGCTGCCGTCGGGCCCGGTGCTGGCGGGCTTCTCCGGCCGCGCGTCGTCCCCGCAGGGCGCCTTCACTGGCCGCGTGGACGTCTTCCAGAAGGCGGGCGGGACGCTGGCCGAGTGGACGCGCAGTGGCCTGGAGGTGACGACGAAGGCCAGCGTGGAGCGCTTCGGTGAGTCGGTGGCGGTGGCCCGGCTGTCCAACCGCGTGATGGCGGTGGTGGGCGCGCAGGGCTTCTCCGGCCCGGGTCCCAACGGCGACGGCAACGACCTCAACGTGGGCCGCGCGTACACGTTCGACACGGCGGAGCCCGCGAAGGCGACGGTGGCGGGCGAGGGCGCGAGCGCGCCGTGGGTGGGCGGACGCAACGTGGGCGTGGACGTGGCGTTCACGGACTTCAACGGCGACGGCCGGCCGGACATGGTGGCGGGCGCCACGGCCCTGGTCATCCCCGGCACGGGCTCGCCCGCGGGGGACCGGGACGTCTACGCGTCGACCACCTGCATGACGGCGGGCACGCAGTCGTTTGGCGGGCTCCTGGTGTCGCTGGGGCAGACGGACGGCACCTTCAAGCCGGGCTACCGCGTGTTCGGGCCGGCGACCATCGCCGGCTGCGCGGACCCCGCCGCCGCCAGCTGCAAGCGCTCCTTGATGGGCCGGGGCGTGGCGGGCGGCTTCGACTTCAACGGCGACAACAAGGAGGACCTGGCGGTGCTGCGCGACAGGGGCTTCGACCTGTTCCTGGGTCGCGCGCCGGAGGACGCCTCGCTGGCGAAGCTCACCCTGGCGTGCGACCCCGTCTACTCCTGGCCCACCTCCGCGCAGCAGACCACCGCGACCGCGTCGCTGGGCGACCTGAACGGGGACGGCTGCGACGAGGTGTCGTGGCGCTACTCGGACGGCACGCGCTCCGGCATCGTCGTGCTCTACGGCTACGACGCCGGGGGCACGCGGTGCGGTGGGCGGACCACCGCGTCGATGGTGCGCATCGCGGGGGACAACGAGGTGTCGCTCAACAACATCAACCTGGGCATGGCCAGCACGCGCGCGGGCCGCTTCCTGGGCGACACGCGGGACTTCATCGCGGTGACGGCCAACAACTACCTGGTGGACGGCGTGAGCCAGCCGGCGGTGCTGCTCTTCAACGTGGCGGAGATCAACGCGCTCCGGCCCGCCTCCGGTGAGCGGCTGGTGGCCGCCTTCGGCGCCGAGGGCCTGACGCCGCTGCCGGTGACGTACCGCGCGCGCGCGGTGGGCTTCGGCACGTCGCTGGCGGGCGGCAAGGACCTGACCGGCGACGGCGTGCCGGACCTGTGGGTGGGCGCGCCGGGCGCATCGGTGGCCTCGGATGGCGGCGGCGCGGCGTTCCTCTTCGCCGGAGGCCCGAAGTCACAGGGCGCGCTGTCCCCGTTCGTACTGGTGGTGGGCGACGGTACGGAGCGCAGCTCGCTGGGACAGTCGCTCGCGGTCGTCCCCGGCAGCGGAAGCTCTCCGCCCACCGTCGTCATCGGCGCGCCGAGGAGCTACCGCACCGGCACGCAGAACGGCACCGCGTTCTCCCTGCCGCTGCCCTTCTGA
- a CDS encoding DUF1585 domain-containing protein, whose protein sequence is MFSVRCLAPLASAALLLALPAAAEEAVCAPVAKVPLERHLRQLSLDLLGRPPTIEEYKTFQAKGSVSAEDVRQMMGQEPFYARMRDFHRALLRSNINSSVNGNGDYRVSGTPLSFAGNNANALRGGQSQRCDGEIAQDNCKVNPQDGHSLTPTTCRDPQGVPLPVSYDYDTNFYECLPLDPASTDARLKYADCDALKASATHGIYANFCDNRYNSTAGRSVPHLCVPDPDKTSTNVLKPFPATGVITAFVHPNPETKPNLERLERCTFDLSKRNNITGTWVPQRGCVQRDGYVTTTVQPYWSTATEPVKVCAVEAQNRATNPYTGESCETGRFNGDRSCGCGDKMRRCEIGDVHTARIAAFNEEPLRITDAVVRNDEPYFNILTARDSFVNGPLSEFYRQKQGVAVFSVKAPADVATLPAVPFEDRTTWASYTRDNTHSGVLTTPAFLYRFPTQRARVNHFYEAFLCKHFSPAADATLPSPDDACNRENNLAKRCGCDYCHATIEPTGAHWGRYAERSALFLSPEQFPRLDPKCRDCAIAGDTNCGGECREYVMQAFDGDGANSLGLLKTYLYRTADEEKNIEGGPQTLVARMMETGELERCTVKRVWNEFLGRAMTTEEQRMYLQTLSQDFAKNNHSMKGLIEQVVMSDAYRRID, encoded by the coding sequence GTGTTCAGCGTGCGTTGCCTTGCCCCCCTGGCGAGCGCCGCCCTCCTGCTCGCCCTGCCCGCAGCCGCTGAGGAAGCGGTGTGCGCGCCTGTGGCGAAAGTTCCCTTGGAGCGGCACCTCCGCCAGCTTTCTCTCGACCTGCTGGGGCGGCCACCCACCATCGAGGAGTACAAGACCTTCCAGGCCAAGGGCTCCGTGAGCGCGGAGGACGTCCGCCAGATGATGGGCCAGGAGCCCTTCTACGCCCGGATGCGCGACTTCCACCGCGCCCTGCTGCGCTCCAACATCAACTCCAGCGTGAACGGCAACGGCGACTACCGCGTCTCCGGCACGCCGCTGAGCTTCGCGGGCAACAACGCCAACGCGCTGCGCGGTGGCCAGAGCCAGCGCTGTGACGGGGAGATCGCCCAGGACAACTGCAAGGTGAACCCGCAGGACGGGCACTCGCTGACGCCCACCACCTGCCGCGACCCGCAGGGCGTGCCGCTGCCGGTCAGCTACGACTACGACACGAACTTCTACGAGTGCCTCCCGCTGGACCCGGCCTCCACGGACGCGCGGCTGAAGTACGCCGACTGCGACGCGCTGAAGGCCAGCGCGACGCACGGCATCTACGCGAACTTCTGCGACAACCGCTACAACAGCACCGCCGGCAGGTCCGTGCCCCACCTGTGCGTGCCGGACCCGGACAAGACGAGCACCAACGTCCTGAAGCCGTTCCCGGCCACGGGCGTCATCACGGCCTTCGTGCACCCCAACCCGGAGACGAAGCCGAACCTGGAGCGGCTGGAGCGCTGCACGTTCGACCTGAGCAAGCGCAACAACATCACCGGCACCTGGGTGCCCCAGCGCGGCTGCGTGCAGCGCGACGGCTACGTGACGACCACCGTGCAGCCGTACTGGTCCACCGCCACGGAGCCGGTGAAGGTGTGCGCCGTGGAGGCGCAGAACCGCGCCACCAACCCGTACACGGGCGAGTCCTGCGAGACGGGCCGCTTCAACGGCGACCGCAGCTGCGGCTGCGGCGACAAGATGCGCCGCTGCGAAATCGGCGACGTGCACACCGCGCGCATCGCCGCCTTCAACGAGGAGCCGCTGCGCATCACCGACGCGGTGGTGCGCAACGACGAGCCCTACTTCAACATCCTCACCGCCCGCGACTCCTTCGTGAACGGCCCGCTGTCGGAGTTCTACCGGCAGAAGCAGGGTGTGGCCGTCTTCAGCGTGAAGGCGCCCGCGGACGTGGCCACGCTGCCCGCCGTGCCCTTCGAGGACCGGACCACCTGGGCGTCCTACACGCGCGACAACACCCACTCCGGCGTGCTCACCACCCCGGCGTTCCTCTACCGCTTCCCCACGCAGCGCGCCCGCGTGAACCACTTCTACGAGGCGTTCCTCTGCAAGCACTTCTCCCCGGCCGCGGACGCCACGCTCCCGTCCCCGGACGACGCCTGCAACCGGGAGAACAACCTGGCCAAGCGCTGCGGCTGCGACTACTGCCACGCCACCATCGAGCCCACGGGCGCGCACTGGGGCCGGTACGCGGAGCGCTCCGCGTTGTTCCTGTCGCCGGAGCAGTTCCCCCGCCTGGACCCGAAGTGCCGCGACTGCGCCATCGCCGGTGACACCAACTGCGGCGGCGAGTGCCGCGAGTACGTCATGCAGGCCTTCGACGGCGACGGCGCCAATTCGCTGGGCCTCCTGAAGACCTACCTCTACCGCACCGCGGACGAGGAGAAGAACATCGAGGGCGGTCCCCAGACGCTGGTGGCGCGGATGATGGAGACGGGCGAGCTGGAGCGCTGCACCGTCAAGCGCGTGTGGAACGAGTTCCTGGGCCGCGCGATGACGACCGAGGAGCAGCGGATGTACCTCCAGACGCTGTCGCAGGACTTCGCGAAGAACAATCACAGCATGAAGGGCCTCATCGAGCAGGTGGTGATGTCCGACGCGTACCGGAGGATCGACTGA
- a CDS encoding DUF1501 domain-containing protein has product MKKTRQDNPVAPERRTFLKAGAGFMGSLLLGGIPFKAVAQATNLAPADRCFVFVYFSGGWDQLLALDPRDPTVFTDDRVSETRIVPGYNQLSTDARFSTQPIVPKTRAGAGAPTMTFGPAIGDVRNANLSDHYDLMTVVRGINMSTLTHEVGYRYFLTGKMPIGSAARGSSTATEIVGQMKPAVPIPSIAQNVESYNDRYGGYANALRVSGLTDLVLTLDPPSAARQLDSEIEKSLIDLNGMPITCEEQAFGARGVGTTYENSREQMQSVMANKLSDSFRFQLAANEQVRATYGLNGQSYPYNSANGRAAMVATALKKGISQCVSINLAGGLDTHFGTQLTQAGNQRAGFDALNLLVTDLRNTPHPGGGDFMDHTTILVFSEFARTPTINATGGRDHHLSNSCLLMGAGIKHNQVVGRSGDIGMSPGKVDMRTGADDPNGSNIFPEHIIATVLASAKLDYSITRVDPLRFILA; this is encoded by the coding sequence ATGAAGAAGACGCGCCAAGACAACCCCGTCGCCCCCGAGCGCCGTACCTTCCTCAAGGCCGGAGCCGGCTTCATGGGCTCCCTGCTGCTGGGAGGCATCCCCTTCAAGGCCGTGGCCCAGGCGACGAACCTGGCCCCCGCCGACCGCTGCTTCGTCTTCGTCTACTTCTCCGGGGGGTGGGACCAGCTGCTCGCGTTGGACCCCCGCGACCCGACCGTGTTCACCGACGACCGCGTCAGCGAGACGCGCATCGTGCCGGGCTACAACCAGCTCTCCACGGACGCGCGCTTCTCCACGCAGCCCATCGTCCCCAAGACGCGTGCGGGCGCGGGCGCTCCGACGATGACGTTCGGCCCGGCCATCGGCGATGTCCGCAATGCGAACCTCTCCGACCACTACGACCTGATGACGGTGGTGCGCGGCATCAACATGAGCACGCTCACCCACGAGGTGGGCTACCGCTACTTCCTCACCGGGAAGATGCCCATCGGCAGCGCGGCGCGCGGCTCCTCCACGGCGACGGAGATCGTGGGACAGATGAAGCCTGCCGTGCCCATCCCGTCCATCGCGCAGAACGTGGAGTCGTACAACGACCGCTACGGCGGCTACGCCAACGCGCTGCGCGTCAGCGGCCTCACGGACCTGGTGCTCACGTTGGATCCGCCCTCGGCGGCCCGCCAACTGGACAGCGAGATCGAGAAGAGCCTCATCGACCTCAACGGCATGCCCATCACCTGCGAGGAGCAGGCGTTCGGCGCCCGGGGCGTGGGCACCACGTACGAGAACAGCCGCGAACAGATGCAGTCGGTGATGGCCAACAAGCTGTCGGACTCGTTCCGCTTCCAGCTGGCCGCCAACGAGCAGGTGCGCGCCACCTACGGCCTCAACGGGCAGTCCTACCCGTACAACAGCGCCAACGGCCGCGCGGCCATGGTGGCCACCGCCCTGAAGAAGGGCATCAGCCAGTGCGTGTCCATCAACCTGGCGGGGGGCCTGGACACCCACTTCGGCACGCAGCTCACCCAGGCAGGCAACCAGCGCGCCGGCTTCGACGCGCTCAACCTGCTGGTCACGGACCTGCGCAACACGCCGCATCCGGGTGGCGGCGACTTCATGGACCACACGACCATCCTGGTGTTCAGCGAGTTCGCTCGCACGCCCACCATCAACGCCACGGGCGGCCGTGACCACCACCTGTCCAACAGCTGCCTGCTGATGGGCGCGGGCATCAAGCACAACCAGGTGGTGGGGCGCAGCGGCGACATCGGCATGTCGCCCGGCAAGGTGGACATGCGCACCGGCGCCGATGATCCGAATGGTTCCAACATCTTCCCCGAGCACATCATCGCGACGGTGCTGGCCTCGGCGAAGCTGGACTACAGCATCACGCGGGTGGACCCGCTGCGGTTCATCCTTGCCTGA
- the ligD gene encoding DNA ligase D: protein MKTSETEKRLQRYRTKRDFLRTPEPAPEAMASTPADAAIFVVHKHDATRLHYDLRLEIGGVLVSWAIPKGPSLDPAQKRLAVQTEDHPRSYADFEGHIPDDQYGGGDSLLWESGTFDTVPPGQADAQLARGHLEVVLSGQKLQGRWHLIRTRPRGGKAQWLFFKAKDAEARTDYDVTVERPESVKSGQVKTRGPRKPGVLRKKPGTGRAPAKARRPPVKPQELLDRVWPPMLARLAVPDEAHDDTHAYEVKYDGFRAVFALTHDKSAFQSRRGNDLSSRFGRLAASLRALPVSDVVVDGEIIALDDKGRSNFQRLQHTEEGAEQRFVVFDLLWLNGEDLRGLPYEERRARLEKLMASVDLPLQCSERLRLPLSRALVEARRRGWEGIIAKRKDSPYTGTRSGDWLKLKVVAGQEVVILGYLPIKNARAKSEIGALRVGVRGQDGFHDVGKVGTGYSTQDRRELRWLLDATRTKKPAAVDAPTNTDTVWVKPKYVAQVRFTEWTRDGRLRHPVFQGLRSDKRPRDVVREQPAPTEGARATRGVRRAPAQASARTATRRGASSRTSGKAPGKAPGKAPGKAPGKARPTRAKPDAEALLTHGDRVLFPDSGLTKADVFAYYRDVAPRLTPVLADRPLAHQQWPAGIAAPGFFRHELSGIPPWLPTLCVRHEGKSLRHVNVKDTEALLWLANQSALTLHMWLSHAPRLAQPDFVVFDLDPGDNGWKDLVKVARRLHARLDELGLQSFPKTSGKRGLHVLVPLAPGHTYARAMAFATARAAELEEALGDIATTERSIHKRGGRLYLDVGQNVRGKTVVAPYSLRAVEGAPFSAPLDWSEVTARLDPHRFRLKTLRKRLDAVGDLFAPMLRVKQTLPAG, encoded by the coding sequence GTGAAGACCTCCGAGACAGAGAAGCGCTTGCAGCGCTATCGCACGAAGCGCGACTTCCTCCGCACGCCCGAACCGGCGCCGGAGGCGATGGCATCCACGCCCGCGGACGCGGCCATCTTCGTGGTGCACAAGCACGACGCCACCCGGCTGCACTACGACCTGCGCCTGGAGATTGGCGGCGTGCTGGTGAGCTGGGCCATCCCGAAGGGGCCCAGCCTGGACCCCGCGCAGAAGCGGCTCGCGGTCCAGACCGAGGACCACCCGCGCTCCTACGCGGACTTCGAGGGCCACATCCCGGACGACCAGTACGGCGGAGGAGATTCGCTCCTCTGGGAGTCGGGCACCTTCGACACGGTGCCCCCGGGACAGGCCGACGCGCAGCTCGCGCGCGGACACCTGGAGGTCGTGCTGAGCGGCCAGAAGCTCCAGGGGCGCTGGCACCTCATCCGCACCCGCCCGCGCGGCGGCAAGGCGCAGTGGCTCTTCTTCAAGGCGAAGGACGCGGAGGCCCGGACCGACTACGACGTCACCGTCGAGCGCCCCGAGTCCGTCAAGAGCGGCCAGGTCAAGACGCGGGGACCGCGCAAGCCCGGGGTGCTGCGCAAGAAGCCCGGGACGGGTCGCGCGCCAGCGAAGGCGCGGCGGCCCCCCGTGAAGCCACAGGAGCTGCTCGACCGGGTGTGGCCGCCCATGCTGGCGCGGCTGGCGGTGCCCGACGAGGCGCACGACGACACGCACGCCTACGAGGTGAAGTACGACGGCTTCCGCGCGGTGTTCGCGCTCACGCACGACAAGAGCGCCTTCCAGAGCCGCCGGGGCAATGACCTGTCCAGCCGCTTCGGCCGGCTCGCCGCGTCGCTGCGCGCCCTGCCCGTGTCCGACGTGGTGGTGGACGGGGAGATCATCGCGCTCGACGACAAGGGACGCTCGAACTTCCAGCGCCTCCAGCACACGGAGGAAGGCGCGGAGCAGCGCTTCGTGGTGTTCGACCTGCTGTGGCTGAACGGCGAGGACCTGCGGGGGCTGCCCTACGAGGAGCGCCGCGCGCGGCTGGAGAAGCTGATGGCGTCCGTGGACCTGCCGCTCCAATGTTCGGAGCGGCTGCGGCTGCCGCTGTCGCGCGCGCTGGTCGAGGCGCGGCGCCGGGGCTGGGAGGGCATCATCGCCAAGCGCAAGGATTCGCCCTACACGGGCACGCGCTCCGGGGACTGGCTGAAGCTCAAGGTGGTCGCGGGCCAGGAGGTCGTCATCCTGGGATACCTGCCCATCAAGAACGCGCGGGCGAAGTCAGAGATTGGCGCGCTGCGCGTGGGCGTCCGGGGCCAGGACGGCTTCCACGACGTGGGCAAGGTGGGCACCGGCTACAGCACCCAGGACCGCCGCGAGCTGCGCTGGCTGCTGGACGCCACGCGCACGAAGAAGCCGGCCGCCGTGGATGCGCCCACAAACACGGACACCGTCTGGGTGAAGCCGAAGTACGTGGCCCAGGTGCGCTTCACGGAGTGGACCCGGGACGGGCGGCTGCGCCACCCCGTGTTCCAGGGCCTCCGGAGCGACAAGCGTCCCCGGGACGTCGTGCGCGAACAGCCCGCCCCCACCGAGGGCGCCCGGGCAACCAGGGGCGTCCGGCGCGCGCCGGCCCAGGCCTCCGCGCGCACCGCGACCCGGCGCGGAGCATCCTCCAGAACTTCGGGCAAGGCTCCGGGCAAGGCTCCAGGCAAGGCTCCAGGCAAGGCTCCGGGCAAGGCTCGGCCGACGCGCGCGAAGCCCGACGCCGAAGCGCTCCTCACGCACGGCGACCGCGTGCTGTTCCCCGACAGCGGGCTCACGAAGGCGGACGTGTTCGCGTACTACCGGGACGTGGCCCCGCGGCTGACGCCCGTGCTCGCGGACCGCCCCCTGGCCCACCAGCAGTGGCCCGCGGGCATCGCGGCCCCGGGCTTCTTCCGGCACGAGCTGTCCGGCATCCCGCCCTGGCTGCCCACGCTGTGCGTGCGCCACGAAGGCAAGTCCCTGCGCCACGTCAACGTGAAGGACACGGAGGCGCTCCTGTGGCTCGCCAACCAGTCCGCGCTCACGCTGCACATGTGGCTGAGCCACGCGCCCCGGCTGGCGCAGCCGGACTTCGTGGTGTTCGACCTGGACCCTGGCGACAACGGCTGGAAGGACCTGGTGAAGGTGGCCAGGCGCCTGCACGCCCGCCTGGACGAGCTGGGCCTCCAGTCCTTCCCGAAGACGTCCGGCAAGCGGGGCCTGCACGTGCTGGTGCCGCTGGCCCCGGGACACACCTATGCGCGCGCCATGGCGTTCGCGACCGCGCGGGCAGCCGAGCTGGAAGAGGCCCTGGGCGACATCGCCACCACGGAGCGCTCCATCCACAAGCGGGGCGGCCGGCTCTACCTGGACGTGGGCCAGAACGTGCGTGGCAAGACGGTGGTGGCGCCCTACTCCCTGCGCGCCGTGGAGGGCGCGCCCTTCTCCGCGCCGCTCGACTGGAGCGAGGTGACCGCCCGGTTGGATCCCCACCGCTTCCGCCTGAAGACGCTGCGCAAGCGCCTGGACGCCGTGGGGGACCTGTTCGCGCCCATGCTCCGCGTGAAGCAGACGCTGCCTGCCGGGTGA